The Lewinellaceae bacterium genome has a segment encoding these proteins:
- a CDS encoding DNA alkylation repair protein → MNPVNVEEYISTLEWEFEKNADPATAAAQSAYMKNLFPYYGLKTPLRREITAPFLAKEHLPSKEDAEKIVKALWEKPQREYHYVAQELIFKYQKQFEEKDLELFVFMVANKSWWDTVDFIAARPIGEYFKKFPHQRDANIKKWLASGNLWLQRSAILFQLHYKDKLDTDFLAYVINSLLGSKEFFINKAIGWTLRQYSRTNPEWVVEFVNKTDNLAGLSKREALRLIQG, encoded by the coding sequence ATGAATCCAGTAAATGTAGAAGAATATATCAGTACCCTTGAATGGGAATTTGAAAAAAACGCAGACCCGGCAACCGCTGCCGCGCAATCTGCCTACATGAAAAATCTGTTCCCTTACTACGGACTCAAAACGCCCCTGAGGCGTGAAATAACGGCTCCCTTTTTGGCAAAGGAACATTTACCTTCAAAGGAGGATGCTGAAAAGATAGTCAAAGCCCTTTGGGAAAAACCTCAAAGGGAATACCACTATGTCGCCCAGGAGCTGATCTTCAAATACCAGAAACAGTTTGAAGAAAAAGATCTGGAGTTGTTCGTTTTCATGGTCGCCAATAAATCATGGTGGGATACCGTTGATTTCATTGCTGCCCGACCTATTGGCGAATACTTCAAAAAATTTCCTCACCAAAGGGATGCCAATATAAAAAAATGGCTGGCTTCGGGAAACCTATGGCTGCAAAGGTCCGCCATCCTTTTTCAACTGCATTATAAAGATAAACTGGATACAGATTTTCTCGCCTACGTGATCAACTCACTACTGGGCTCAAAAGAATTTTTTATCAACAAAGCCATCGGCTGGACGCTGCGTCAATACAGTAGAACCAATCCGGAATGGGTGGTGGAATTTGTGAATAAAACGGACAACCTGGCCGGGTTGAGCAAGCGGGAAGCATTAAGACTGATTCAGGGATGA
- a CDS encoding zinc-dependent metalloprotease, producing the protein MRVFCFFLLSLLFNTAFFAQPIYQTIAVKTKNMTAHEGFFNFYSDPKDDVIWLEIDKLDQEFIYVNSLKAAIGSNDIGLDRNQLGDTRVVKFQRFGSKVMMVEPNYRYRAISDNPDEQKAVEEAFAQSVLWGFKIEAEEEGKVLIDLSEFLLNDAHGVADRLAGSNQGTYVLSKDRSALFMENTKNFPKNSEFEALLTFTGKKPGNWIRSVTPSADAVTVRQHHSFVELPDDQYKPRIYDPRSGYYPLAFKDYATPISQPLEKRFIFRHRLEKKNPLAKISEPVEPIIYYLDRGAPEPIRSALMEGASWWNEAFEAAGFKNAFRVELLPEGADPMDVRYNVINWVHRTTRGWSYGSSVSDPRTGEIIKGHVLLGSLRVRQDFLIAQGLVDAYANGEKPDPRLEELALARLRQLAAHEVGHTLGLTHNFAASTNDRSSVMDYPHPYITLKNGKVDFSEAYDTGIGEWDKRMIIFGYSSFMPNQDEAAALKKIIEENLQQKLAFITDQDARPQGGAHPSAHLWDNGTDAVQELERIMELRKHGIDHFSEKNIPSGAPMATLENVFAPLYLMHRYQVEAVAKVIGGNYYTYAVRGDGQLVTQIPSKETQLAAVKALCKTLDPSFLEIPEHVLNLLPPPPLGYDRDRESFKTYSDPAFDPLAAAESSAANTIDFLIHPQRLARLINQKQQNTSYLSVNDLLDEVFKATIPTENAYSMMTGKVFLNRLLEVASENNVSPEVLGALYAKINELGAIAKEKLKGNSLSAEMRAHYAYIQQQFSLFTSNPEAFKPVKSPSMPDGSPIGCDGIH; encoded by the coding sequence ATGAGAGTTTTCTGCTTCTTCCTGCTATCCCTGTTATTCAATACGGCTTTTTTTGCACAGCCCATTTACCAGACCATTGCCGTCAAAACAAAAAACATGACGGCACATGAGGGTTTTTTCAATTTCTATTCCGATCCTAAGGACGATGTCATTTGGCTGGAAATCGACAAACTGGACCAGGAATTTATTTATGTCAATTCCCTGAAGGCAGCCATAGGGTCAAACGATATAGGGCTCGATCGCAACCAATTGGGCGATACCCGGGTGGTAAAGTTCCAACGGTTTGGGTCAAAGGTGATGATGGTTGAGCCCAACTACCGCTACCGGGCCATTTCAGACAACCCCGATGAGCAAAAGGCCGTTGAAGAAGCTTTTGCCCAATCTGTCCTTTGGGGGTTTAAAATCGAGGCAGAAGAAGAAGGTAAGGTATTGATCGATCTTTCAGAATTTTTACTCAATGATGCTCATGGTGTGGCTGACCGGCTGGCGGGCAGCAACCAGGGTACGTATGTTCTTTCAAAAGATCGTTCGGCCTTGTTTATGGAAAACACGAAAAATTTTCCTAAAAACAGTGAATTTGAAGCCCTGCTTACCTTCACCGGCAAAAAACCAGGAAACTGGATTCGCTCGGTAACCCCATCCGCTGATGCGGTCACGGTGCGCCAGCATCATTCTTTTGTTGAATTACCGGATGATCAGTATAAACCCCGTATTTACGATCCCCGTTCTGGTTATTATCCTTTAGCTTTTAAAGATTATGCCACTCCGATCAGCCAACCCCTTGAAAAACGGTTCATTTTCCGGCACCGGCTGGAAAAGAAAAACCCGTTGGCCAAAATCAGTGAACCGGTAGAGCCCATCATTTATTACCTCGATCGTGGAGCGCCAGAGCCCATTCGTTCGGCATTGATGGAAGGAGCCTCCTGGTGGAACGAAGCCTTTGAAGCCGCCGGCTTCAAAAATGCCTTCAGGGTAGAATTATTGCCAGAAGGAGCCGATCCCATGGATGTACGATACAATGTCATCAATTGGGTTCATAGAACCACCCGGGGCTGGTCTTACGGCAGTTCGGTCTCTGACCCTCGTACCGGGGAGATCATCAAAGGTCATGTATTACTGGGGTCTTTGCGAGTTCGACAAGACTTTCTCATCGCACAGGGGCTGGTAGATGCTTATGCAAATGGTGAAAAACCAGACCCGAGATTGGAGGAACTGGCCCTTGCCCGTCTGAGGCAACTGGCAGCTCATGAAGTAGGGCACACCTTGGGGCTCACCCATAACTTTGCCGCGAGCACCAACGACAGGTCATCGGTAATGGATTACCCGCATCCATACATCACCCTGAAAAACGGGAAAGTGGATTTTTCGGAAGCCTATGATACGGGCATAGGTGAATGGGATAAGCGGATGATCATTTTCGGTTATTCCTCTTTCATGCCAAACCAGGATGAAGCCGCAGCATTGAAAAAAATCATTGAAGAAAATCTCCAACAAAAACTGGCATTCATCACCGATCAGGATGCCCGTCCGCAAGGAGGCGCCCATCCTTCCGCTCACCTTTGGGACAATGGAACCGATGCAGTTCAGGAATTGGAGCGCATTATGGAATTGCGAAAGCATGGCATCGATCACTTCAGTGAAAAAAACATTCCCTCCGGAGCTCCAATGGCTACTCTGGAAAATGTTTTTGCTCCGCTTTATCTCATGCACCGCTACCAGGTAGAGGCTGTTGCGAAAGTCATTGGCGGAAACTACTATACCTATGCCGTCAGGGGCGACGGACAACTCGTCACTCAAATACCTTCCAAGGAAACCCAGTTGGCTGCTGTTAAAGCACTATGTAAAACCCTGGACCCTTCATTTTTGGAAATACCGGAGCACGTTTTGAACCTGCTCCCTCCCCCACCCCTTGGGTATGATCGCGACAGGGAGTCCTTCAAAACCTACAGTGATCCTGCGTTTGATCCACTCGCAGCCGCAGAAAGCTCCGCTGCAAACACCATTGATTTTTTGATACACCCCCAACGTTTGGCAAGACTGATCAATCAAAAACAACAAAATACAAGTTATCTGTCCGTGAATGACCTCCTCGACGAGGTCTTCAAAGCAACGATCCCTACTGAAAACGCTTACAGCATGATGACGGGTAAAGTATTCTTAAACCGTTTATTGGAAGTGGCTTCAGAAAATAATGTTTCGCCTGAAGTGCTTGGAGCTTTGTACGCGAAGATCAATGAATTAGGCGCTATCGCTAAGGAAAAATTAAAGGGGAATAGTTTGTCTGCAGAAATGAGAGCCCATTATGCTTATATTCAACAACAGTTCAGCCTGTTTACCAGTAATCCTGAAGCATTCAAACCCGTCAAAAGCCCTTCTATGCCGGATGGCTCCCCGATTGGATGTGATGGAATTCATTGA
- a CDS encoding sigma-70 family RNA polymerase sigma factor yields the protein MTLTTRNYRMRKEKIFEEEMMPHLETLFMYAYNSFTRNEEDANDLVQDTMLKAYNSIDSYQEGTNAKAWLFKILYNTYINNYRRKKKRPNEVDFEKVKGLNNDESSDYSSVVTIDEDLFGSMIGDEVSMAMDQLSEEARNVILLSDIMDFKYEEIAALLDIPIGTVRSRLFRARNTLKEILKDYGDSIGIKNKRK from the coding sequence ATGACCCTGACTACACGTAACTATCGTATGCGCAAGGAAAAAATTTTTGAAGAGGAAATGATGCCTCACCTTGAAACGCTTTTTATGTATGCGTATAATTCGTTTACCAGAAACGAAGAAGACGCCAATGACCTGGTGCAGGACACCATGCTCAAAGCTTATAACTCTATTGATAGTTATCAGGAGGGAACTAATGCCAAAGCCTGGTTGTTTAAGATCCTTTACAATACCTACATCAATAACTACCGCAGGAAGAAAAAACGCCCTAATGAAGTGGATTTTGAAAAGGTCAAAGGCCTCAATAACGATGAGTCTTCTGATTATTCAAGCGTGGTAACCATTGATGAGGATTTATTTGGTTCGATGATTGGAGACGAAGTCTCTATGGCCATGGATCAGCTTTCGGAAGAGGCGCGTAACGTAATTTTACTTTCCGATATCATGGATTTCAAGTACGAGGAAATCGCCGCGTTGCTCGACATCCCAATCGGAACGGTTCGCTCCCGTTTATTCCGTGCCCGTAACACCTTGAAAGAAATACTGAAAGATTACGGAGACTCTATCGGTATTAAAAATAAAAGAAAATAA